Genomic DNA from Mycolicibacterium helvum:
TGGTCGCCAACGTGGCGAGGAGCGCATCAGTTCCGGCTCCTGCATGGCCATCTACCGCAATCGTGGCCGACACCGCGGCACCAAGAACGCCGATGGCTGTGAAGCCGGCCCGCCGAGGCTCGCGTATCGATCGCGGAACGATGGCCACCAGCAGCCCGGCGATGAGGGTGCGGGCGAGCACCACAAACTCTTGGCGTCCGGCGATCGTGGTGTCATGCCCGGCGACGATCACCAGCTCGGCGAGGCTCGCGCCGAGCAGCAGAGCCAGGCCTACCGCGCACAAGGTGCGCGTGGCCTGAACTCTCAGGGTCCACGGCCATAGCGCGGCGCACACCAGCACGATGCCGAGGCCGAGCACCAGCCCGACAAATTGGCCGCCGCGTGCCAGCGCGGCAGCGATCTCGCCAGCTTTGTGGTTCGCGCGGTCCAGGCCGGCGGGGCCGGCCCGAGCATCGCGGCCCACCCCGAACGACACCGAACCGGCGACCTCGTGCGTGTCGGCGGAGATGACGTCCCACGTCGCCGTGTAGCTGCCTTCGGGAAGGTTCGCCTCCAGCGGCAGGACGATTGTGGTGCCGTTTGCAGCCAAGGTCGGGCCGGTGTCGACCCGGACGCCGGTGTCGGATATCACCCGAACGCCGTTGGTTACCAGCCGGATTGGCTCGTCAAAGGTCAGTGTCACCCGGGCGGGTGCCACCGACAGACGTGCGCCGTCCGTCGGATCGCTGGCCACCAGTACCGCGTGGGCGGCCGCGGGCGCTGCGGCGATCACGCTCAGCGTCGGTAACGCCAGCGCCGCGACCAGCAGCGCCGTGAGCCGCCGCATGATCAGGACGAGCGACGCCGCACCAGGACGAGATTGGCGACACCGAGCAGAACAGCGACGATCGCGAGCACCAAAGCGGTGATGCCCGGCCAGGCCGGTGTGCTGCTGGTAGCGGGTGCTGCAGCGGCGGGAGCCGCAGCGGGTGCGGCCGATCCCTGGTCGGTGCCGGCCGCCAGCATCAGCATCGGGGCCGGATGTTCGGGTTCGGGCTGACCCATAGCGGCCCTCTCATCCCAGCGCACGATCTTGCCGTCGCTGTAGGTCTGCACGGCCGGTAGCGAGATCATGGCTTGCTTGGGCAGCGGACCCGCCGAGATGTTGAACATGTCGAATTGGTTGGGCGGGACGGCCGCCTGCGGATTGTCCGCCTTCCACTCGACTGTCGATACGTAGTCGGTGACCTCGTTGCCGTCGTCATCCTTCTGGGGCGTCGCGAGCTTCTTCTTGGTCAAGGTCGCTGTCCAGCCGGGCTTGGGCTGGGTGCTGACCGAGAGGATCGGTTGGTCGTCAGGCAAGGTCACCAGCAGGTCGGTCGTGGACGCGGTGTCGGACTCGCTGGGCACCCGGAAGGTAAGCACGCCGTAGCCGCCCTGCGTCGCGTCGGTGCCCGAGACCTCGACGTGTGCGTATGCCGGCGCGGCGAGGCCGATCCCTGCGGCCGTCACGGCCGCACCGATGATGGTAGTTGCCAGTGCTTTTCCCATTCGCGGCGTTCCTTTCGTCGGCACTGTCCGCCACGGACAGTTGCCCTGAGTGTCTTAGTGGGATGCCGGAGCCTGGAAGTTCCCCGATTTACCTGCACGTTTGCTGTGAACCACGACAACGATTGCTCGCGCAGAAGTGCAAACTCGATCGGCACGGAGCGGGTGGACTTACTTGCCGGTGAGGATTGGTCCAGCCGGTCGAAGCGCTGTCGGCAGGCAAAGAATTCGCCTGAAACCAACTGGAA
This window encodes:
- a CDS encoding copper resistance CopC/CopD family protein; the protein is MRRLTALLVAALALPTLSVIAAAPAAAHAVLVASDPTDGARLSVAPARVTLTFDEPIRLVTNGVRVISDTGVRVDTGPTLAANGTTIVLPLEANLPEGSYTATWDVISADTHEVAGSVSFGVGRDARAGPAGLDRANHKAGEIAAALARGGQFVGLVLGLGIVLVCAALWPWTLRVQATRTLCAVGLALLLGASLAELVIVAGHDTTIAGRQEFVVLARTLIAGLLVAIVPRSIREPRRAGFTAIGVLGAAVSATIAVDGHAGAGTDALLATLATTAHVCAMTVWLGGLVALCLVVLPSQHTDNLRRWSSTAFICVGVLVATGFYQGWRQVAPVEALWSTTYGLTLCLKVCIVCVMVVIAYLARRRLTPTRLRRMVPLEAAVGVIVLVVTMVLVASPPARTSFGPPITLDAPLDNERHVHVAISSTRRGPTTIRATVLDSSGRPAPALSLAGTLSSREAQIPSLPVDFTLETNDWVSTYASAPRPGLWTLRLTVRLGPTDAIVTSAGFQVW
- a CDS encoding YcnI family copper-binding membrane protein — protein: MGKALATTIIGAAVTAAGIGLAAPAYAHVEVSGTDATQGGYGVLTFRVPSESDTASTTDLLVTLPDDQPILSVSTQPKPGWTATLTKKKLATPQKDDDGNEVTDYVSTVEWKADNPQAAVPPNQFDMFNISAGPLPKQAMISLPAVQTYSDGKIVRWDERAAMGQPEPEHPAPMLMLAAGTDQGSAAPAAAPAAAAPATSSTPAWPGITALVLAIVAVLLGVANLVLVRRRSS